A window of Dermacentor andersoni chromosome 4, qqDerAnde1_hic_scaffold, whole genome shotgun sequence genomic DNA:
CATTTCAGCACTTTTACTTTGGCACCCAGGCGCTATACAGTCGGCACAGCACAGAAACAACGTGACTGAGATTAAAACATGttgccgggctagttggtttgaatccatgatagagtgtgtaagcgggactgaacgaggacgtagaaagaaacagcttcacagagttctactcaacatcgcaaacaatttgtaacctgcactcatGACGTTGTCTATATGCCATTCCGCTTTCGTGCGGAAGAACGTACGTTGGTCAAACcagcagatgcatcaatgagactAAAGGAATatcgatataacgtcactagggtaatctcgggtcatttgggtattcattgcctagattgttcctgcaaacccatgtttgaaagtacttctatcttgtatagggctcatagcaggatgacaatggagattgtggaggcctatagaattgcaaaattagaggaaaggcgcgtgagcaagccatcagtgtcgctatctgaaaaggaggtacgattcctcggtttatagTTGTAACCACTGCGGTatatgttttcaccatgccttgaACACGTGCACGGTTCATCGACATGCACCACAGAATGTTCTTTTTCTGCCGcgctgtcacgtttgtttccgctcgtacggtttatatttatcgatgcgtgggaaaataaaataaaatctatagttgaaagtagcgctCTCCGTTTCTTCcaacgtcctcgttcagtcgcgcttacacgcTCTATCATGGGTGACTGAGGTATTTGTAATTTTTCTGCAATTTCAAACGCTGGTGTGCAGAATTCAGATCCGCGCCCTCAAACGGTCTACTTCTCCTAGCCGCTGCATGCAGGAAGTCATTTGCGCAACTGTCGAATTTGGACAGCCTGCCGGAATCATGACTGGAGTCTTATTACCACGGGCAATTTGTCGAATTTACCTGCTGGTGTAAACATTTGAAAGCAATGCGGCTTTCAGAAAGTAATCAGACTTATCTTTCCCGCCAAGAACCATGCAGTGCAGTAATGTTTAGGGATTGCTGTAACTTAAAACATTGTCTCACGGTGTCTCCGCCAGTGCTCTTGTTCCGGTGCATGCGTACTATAGGACACCACTGACGTCACGAGCAGTAGCTCTTCGggttgccttttttttctgtgcccATGCAGAGTTTTATGCTTAACATTCCTGCGTTCCCATGCAAACTAAACAATCTTATGAATGGCAGAAGGCACAAATCTAAAACCACTCCTATCATATCAACAAGATATTGCTACAGTTGCCCTTGCAGAAACACATTCTTGGAGCTTTACTCGGCTTCAATCAACAGttatgtttctttgttgtttaccTTATTCAGCCTCTCATACGTTTTACTGCAATTTGCTGTTCTATGTGGCACTTCACACTAAATGAGAGAATGAACCTTGCATTCCCCTTGTGTTCCAGAGGGAGCCTGTGGAAGGAAAAGCACTGATTGCAACATATGAAACTGTTCAGAATCTCCAGCAGCGGTTTGACCTGGGATTTGCCGGTGGAATTGGTGGCCAGTGTGTGGCAGTCTACGACCTTGAGCTCGACGACTACTTAGGAAGATGCATGCAAGGCTTTTCACCCCATCTCAGGGTCATTGCTATGGAAGGCACTGAACAGCCCAGTGCCAACGTTTATTCAGAGATTCCATGAAGGAGACGTTCATTAATCAATTTTGTCCAGCTGACTAGGGCCGTAGATGCAGCTGCTGTCGAATTTCAGATAATCATACATGCGCAATTACTTTATCGACAGTATTTCTATAATAATGTTGCATTAATGTCATTTTTCATAATAAAAGAGTCTTGAAACAATAAATCCAAGGAAACCACTGATGTTTAGCACATTTTTAGACTATAGTGTAGTGATTGACTTTGAGGGGCTTTCTTTTTCGTAGAAAGCGTCCCCTAGGGTCACATTTTGTTGCAGGTTTATATTCTTCAGAGCGACTTATCTCGAGAgaaaagaagcaaatatttttttaggTGACAACAAGGTGACAGATGCAAAAGGAtaaaaagttgggcgagttggtacggtaacatattcttggattgtagcgcgaagtgacacacatAGACAAGAAGACAGTCTGTGTGTGTCACTTCA
This region includes:
- the LOC126535866 gene encoding uncharacterized protein — encoded protein: MRLSATTFVVHAPELGARARGRGPELRASNAAGKAARFELCDASWTVDRAGSTPECTLVARREPVEGKALIATYETVQNLQQRFDLGFAGGIGGQCVAVYDLELDDYLGRCMQGFSPHLRVIAMEGTEQPSANVYSEIP